A genomic segment from Gavia stellata isolate bGavSte3 chromosome 4, bGavSte3.hap2, whole genome shotgun sequence encodes:
- the LOC104257850 gene encoding endonuclease domain-containing 1 protein, which translates to MLLLLLLLQVLASCLWLGRSEVVTSFESSCPQFFFRETPPNEALEPESPAWICQRYKNQYYFATLYDRNRRIPVYSAYLYQPGPGTRPKTWLVEPQLMGPTYPKTMEREWTLFNYFNVSLEQLSKSQAILQDYKNLTGLNRGHLNPSSHHPDSSSRTATFSLTNIVPQDEKLNGGAWNNYEQQTMIRRTQGCNTTYVVVGTVPGNNYIAKGRVNKPSHIWSSACCEVDANHRRAWAVIAENDKNEVRLLTLGELEDMLTQLYGRDQVSLFDSDCPRE; encoded by the exons atgctgttgctgctgctgctgctgcaggtcttGGCAAGCTGCCTCTGGCTGGGACGCAGCGAGGTGGTGACATCCTTTGAAAGTTCATGCCCTCAGTTCTTCTTCCGGGAAACCCCCCCAAATGAAGCCCTGGAGCCGGAGAGCCCAGCCTGGATCTGCCAGCGTTACAAGAACCAGTATTACTTTGCCACCCTGTACGACAGGAACAGGCGTATTCCTGTGTACTCCGCTTACCTCTACCAGCCTGGACCTGGCACAAGACCTAAAACATGGCTGGTTGAGCCCCAG CTGATGGGTCCCACTTACCCCAAAACTATGGAAAGAGAGTGGACACTCTTCAATTATTTCAATGTCAGCTTAGAGCAACTCAGCAAGAGCCAGGCTATCCTCCAGGACTATAAGAACTTGACGGGTTTGAACCGTGGCCATTTGAACCCCAGCAGCCATCACCCCGACTCCAGCAGCAGGACGGCTACCTTCTCCCTCACCAACATAGTGCCCCAGGATGAGAAACTCAATGGCGGCGCCTGGAACAACTACGAGCAGCAAACGATGATCAGGCGGACCCAGGGCTGTAACACCACCTATGTCGTCGTGGGCACCGTGCCTGGGAACAACTATATCGCCAAGGGGAGGGTTAATAAACCCAGCCACATCTGGTCGAGTGCCTGCTGTGAGGTGGATGCCAACCACAGGAGGGCTTGGGCGGTCATTGCTGAGAACGACAAGAACGAGGTCCGGCTCCTCACGCTGGGGGAGCTGGAGGACATGTTGACCCAGCTCTATGGGAGGGACCAGGTTTCTCTGTTTGACAGCGACTGTCCCCGGGAATAA
- the LOC104257851 gene encoding LOW QUALITY PROTEIN: interleukin-2 receptor subunit alpha (The sequence of the model RefSeq protein was modified relative to this genomic sequence to represent the inferred CDS: substituted 1 base at 1 genomic stop codon) — MXTSPMELKCLLMWLLFGSVKGSKPEECPDLPRTEFADVTAETYPLGTKLYYECDSGYARRSGQYLGIRCQSTQQVASWVYKEFECIDEKILLSTAPMMELDFAQKPDRKTQSPAPQKRQNLSEFDQKDFCGPPKTIPHASLSPNKQYYVGQVLHFKCQRGYDKQPPTSGTRRCEKVNGKIIWTPLDMRCTNDSSYSSEWPPQTIKPDPPVSLWCPVQSVPGSTHPSFSSSVILPVTAIFFVLLIVPAVFV, encoded by the exons aagaATGCCCAGATCTTCCAAGAACCGAATTTGCTGATGTTACTGCTGAAACGTATCCACTGGGGACCAAACTGTATTATGAATGTGACAGTGGCTATGCGAGAAGAAGTGGCCAGTACTTGGGAATTCGGTGTCAGAGTACACAGCAGGTTGCTTCTTGGGTCTACAAGGAATTTGAATGCATTG ATGAGAAGATTTTATTGTCAACGGCTCCCATGATGGAGTTAGATTTTGCACAGAAGCcagacagaaaaacacagagCCCTGCACCCCAGAAGCGACAAAACCTTTCGGAGTTTGACCAGAAAG ATTTTTGTGGTCCTCCCAAGACTATTCCACACGCCTCTTTAAGCCCGAACAAACAGTATTACGTGGGACAAGTATTACATTTCAAATGCCAAAGAGGTTACGATAAGCAACCTCCCACCTCTGGCACCCGCAGGTGCGAGAAGGTGAACGGCAAAATCATCTGGACACCCCTTGACATGCGATGCACCAATGACAGCAGCTATAGCAGTGAGTGGCCGCCACAGACTATTAAGCCAG ATCCGCCTGTTTCCCTGTGGTGTCCGGTTCAGAGTGTTCCAG GTTCAACTCATCCATCCTTTTCCTCATCTGTGATACTGCCAGTGACAG ctatcttttttgttctgcttaTCGTTCCTGCTGTCTTTGTGTGA